A single region of the Vicia villosa cultivar HV-30 ecotype Madison, WI linkage group LG4, Vvil1.0, whole genome shotgun sequence genome encodes:
- the LOC131597471 gene encoding E3 ubiquitin-protein ligase RSL1-like yields the protein MASEATPRRRRNRVSPSTPEVIDLDSFRSYSKPTISAVVDLSDEEDDGNKILDFIPTHTPLRKHKRNFQKGESSNSSNTQFVCEICSETKTMKEAFYNISGCSHAYCSDCVANYIASKLENNIVDISCPVPECKASLEAQFCRTILPAEVFEKWSKEAASQKFYCPFADCSALLIDDKTEAVRNSECPKCNRMFCAQCKVAWHDGIECSEFQKLNAGDREKEDIMLVRLAKKMHWRRCPNCKIYVDKECGGCDAMTCRCQCQFCYNCGLAYTDRGCNCWKLNRTPQQPPQVFSGRTLTRTITNRNLIYNDDDDDDVFEEEEDSL from the exons ATGGCTTCGGAAGCTACTCCAAGGAGAAGAAGGAATCGAGTTTCACCTTCCACACCAGAGGTAATCGACCTCGACTCTTTCCGCTCATACAGCAAGCCAACCATCTCCGCCGTCGTCGACCTTTCCGACGAAGAAGACGATGGCAATAAGATCCTCGATTTCATTCCTACGCACACTCCTTTAAGGAAACATAAGAGAAATTTCCAAAAAGGAGAGTCCTCAAATTCAAGTAACACTCAATTTGTCTGCGAAATCTGCTCCGAAACTAAAACAATGAAGGAAGCTTTCTACAACATCAGCGGCTGCTCTCACGCGTATTGCTCTGATTGCGTCGCTAATTACATCGCTTCCAAGCTTGAAAATAACATTGTCGACATCTCATGTCCAGTTCCCGAATGTAAAGCTTCTTTAGAAGCACAGTTTTGCCGGACGATTCTTCCAGCCGAGGTTTTTGAAAAGTGGAGTAAAGAGGCTGCTTCCCAAAAATTCTACTGTCCATTTGCAGACTGTTCTGCTCTTTTGATCGATGATAAAACGGAGGCTGTTAGAAATTCAGAATGCCCTAAGTGTAATAGGATGTTCTGTGCGCAATGTAAGGTTGCGTGGCATGATGGAATCGAATGCAGCGAGTTCCAGAAGCTGAACGCGGGCGACAGGGAGAAAGAAGATATTATGTTGGTGCGCCTTGCTAAGAAAATGCACTGGAGGCGATGTCCTAATTGCAAAATTTATGTGGACAAAGAATGCGGCGGCTGCGATGCCATGACATGCAg GTGTCAATGTCAATTTTGTTACAATTGTGGACTTGCCTACACTGATAGAGGCTGCAATTGTTGGAAACTCAATAGGACTCCACAACAACCTCCACAGGTTTTTTCTGGAAGAACTCTCACCAGAACTATCACTAATAGGAATCTCAtctataatgatgatgatgatgatgatgtctttgaggagGAGGAGGACTCATTATAA
- the LOC131597472 gene encoding uncharacterized protein LOC131597472: protein MVKEGPTIWREFLQARYGNLSLLNLTEVNAKKLRKASIWWRDILVVGKLKNDENTVVDSFSSKIEFKVGNGNNTWFWHSRWIGDKSLKEVFPVIYEKSTNKLGKVYDLWCTNPQVWKWDLGINREVLITMDGEGLEQLKELEEILFEVNLSSDFQDVIKWWPEKDGIFSVKSCYDRYHDPLAQSMVMQVDILQMLKSIWKAATLSKIQVFGWRVIMNRLPTKDQLLHRGVIQASNSVCVLCSNREESILHLFLQCRVSKKIWGDIGLWFGAQVEGSYDYVFQHFCWFDEQLKGRLKKKNRTALWLAVLWAIWKGRNDHCFKEIPFNAEDVVYNAKIFSWMWQNLVFTDIPFYDWFRFFF, encoded by the coding sequence ATGGTGAAGGAAGGCCCAACAATCTGGAGGGAGTTTCTTCAGGCTAGGTATGGTAATTTATCACTGCTGAACTTAACAGAAGTGAATGCAAAAAAGTTGAGGAAAGCTTCCATCTGGTGGAGAGATATACTGGTTGTAGGAAAGTTAAAGAATGATGAGAATACAGTGGTGGATAGCTTCAGCAGTAAGATTGAATTCAAGGTGGGAAATGGGAATAATACTTGGTTTTGGCATAGTAGATGGATTggggataagagtcttaaagaagTCTTCCCTGTGATATATGAGAAATCTACAAACAAATTGGGTAAAGTATATGATTTGTGGTGCACGAATCCTCAGGTGTGGAAGTGGGATTTAGGAATCAATAGGGAGGTATTgataaccatggatggtgagggaCTGGAGCAATTGAAAGAGTTGGAGGAGATTCTGTTCGAGGTCAATCTTAGTTCGGATTTTCAGGATGTTATCAAATGGTGGCCTGAGAAAGATGGAATTTTTTCTGTAAAATCATGCTATGACAGGTACCATGACCCTTTGGCCCAATCCATGGTGATGCAAGTGGATATTCTTCAAATGTTGAAGTCAATATGGAAGGCTGCGACTTTATCAAAGATTCAAGTCTTTGGATGGAGGGTTATAATGAATAGATTGCCCACTAAGGACCAGCTGTTGCACAGGGGTGTGATCCAAGCTTCCAATAGTGTCTGTGTGCTGTGTTCTAACAGGGAGGAATCGATTTTACATCTGTTTCTTCAGTGCAGGGTCAGCAAGAAGATATGGGGAGATATTGGTCTTTGGTTTGGTGCCCAGGTGGAAGGGAGTTATGACTATGTGTTTCAACATTTCTGTTGGTTTGATGAGCAACTTAAAGgaagattgaagaagaaaaaCAGGACTGCATTGTGGCTTGCCGTGTTGTGGGCAATTTGGAAAGGGCGCAATGATCATTGTTTCAAGGAGATACCTTTTAATGCTGAAGATGTTGTTTATAATGCTAAGATATTTTCATGGATGTGGCAGAACCTAGTTTTCACCGACATTCCTTTCTATGACTGGTTTAGGTTCTTTTTCTAG